GATACATGGCTCACCTCAATAATGGATTTATCTTCTTGCATATTCATACTAAAGTTTGGGCTGCAAAGGTACACATTTCTGCGGTTTCCACCTACGTGTTAATCTAATATAACAGTGTTTTTCGATGCCCAACAGAAAAAAAATCTATCTTTGCATAAATATTTATTCACTAATTTTACAAAAGCATGAAAAAGTTAACTTATTTAGTTATTGCAACGGCAGCGTTAGGCATGGTAGCTTGTACGGGCGGAAACAAAGCCGGATACGTTGTCACAGGTACGGTAGAAGGTGCAAGCGATGGTGACACCGTTTATCTTCAGGAAGCTACTGGTAGAAATCTGACCAAACTAGATACAGCTGTTATCACCAAAGGTACTTTTACCTTTGAAGGTACACAAGATTCTGTGGTTAGCCGCTATGTCACTTGCGAAGTGAACGGAGAACCATTGATGATTGATTTCTTCCTCGAAAACGGAAAAATCAACGTTGCCCTGACCAAGGATAACGATGCTGTGACCGGTACTCCGAACAATGATGCGTACCAGGAAATCAGAGCTCAAATCAATGACATCAGCAAGAAAATGAATGCTGTTTATGAGGCAATGGGCGATACTTCTTTAAGTGATGAGCAGAAAGAAGCCAAACAAAAAGAGGGTGCCCAGCTGGAAGAACAGTATGACAAAGCAATCAAAGAAGGTGTTAAGAAGAACATCACCAATCCGGTTGGAGTATTCTTGTTTAAACAAACGTTCTACAATAACTCTACTGACGAAAATGAAGCTTTGTTGCAACAAATTCCTGCTAATTTCCAGAATGACGAAACAATCGTAAGGATCAAAGAGATGACTGACAAGCAGAAAAAGACTGCCGTAGGTACTCAATTTGTAGATTTCGAAATGCAGACTCCGGAAGGAAAGACTGTGAAGCTGTCTGACTATGTGGGAAAAGGCAAAGTGGTATTGGTTGATTTCTGGGCTAGCTGGTGTGGTCCTTGCCGTCGCGAAATGCCTAATCTGGTAGAAACTTACGCTAAGTACAAAGGTAAGAACTTCGAAATCGTAGGCGTATCTCTCGACCAGGATGAAGCTGCATGGAAAGAAGCAATCAAGAAGATGAACATGACTTGGCCGCAAATGTCCGACCTGAAATTCTGGCAAAGTGAAGGTGCACAGCTTTATGCTGTAAACAGTATTCCTCACACTGTATTGATTGATGGCAATGGCAAAATTATCGCTCGCGGTTTGCATGGAGAAGAACTTCAGGCAAAAATTGCAGAAGCTATAAAGTAAGCCCAAAGGTTAAAGAGAAGGTAATTTCATCCTGTACATCATGAAATAGCCCCTGCAATTCGATCGATTGTAGGGGCTATTTTTATTATACAGAGAAGTAAGGAAGTAACACTTCCCTACTCCACCATTTCAAGCTATTAGATAAACCAACGTACGTAGCAGAAATCTTGACGGTGTGGAAGTTCCGGATTCTTCGGGAACATACGGTAAGACACCTTGAAGCTACCTGCATTTGACAAGCTGTGTTTAACTTGGAATGTATACAAGTTACCTTCTTTCTTGATTACACTAAACGGTTCTACAGAGTAAATATGTTGTTTTCCGTCTGCAGTTGCGTAAGTAGTAACCAATTCAAGTCCCACTGCATCATTCAAGCCTTTTTCATCGATCACGTAAGTAATAGTATATTCTTTTCCGCTTTCGATATCACCGTTCTTCAAGTCTTCTACCTTGTCGCAAGATACGATTTCAATAGCATCCCATTTAGCGACCACATCTTCTTTCCAAGCTGCAATTTCTTTTGCTTTCGCATTATCATTAGCAGCCAAAGTTTGGAAACGTTTCGCCAGTTTGCAATAGAATTTGCTATAGTAATCATCCAACTGACGCTTCATTGTATAATGAGGAGCGATCTGTGCGATAGAATTCTTCACCACTTTGATCCAGCCTTCAGAATATCCTTTCTTATTACGTGCGTAATACAACGGCAAGATTTCAGTTTCAAGAATACTGTAAATAGTAGCAGCATCCAATTGATCCTGATGTTCCTGATTCTGATAAGTACGTTTTTCTGTCAACGCCCAACCTGCACCCTCACGGTAACCTTCCAGCCACCATCCGT
The Bacteroides luhongzhouii DNA segment above includes these coding regions:
- a CDS encoding TlpA disulfide reductase family protein; this encodes MKKLTYLVIATAALGMVACTGGNKAGYVVTGTVEGASDGDTVYLQEATGRNLTKLDTAVITKGTFTFEGTQDSVVSRYVTCEVNGEPLMIDFFLENGKINVALTKDNDAVTGTPNNDAYQEIRAQINDISKKMNAVYEAMGDTSLSDEQKEAKQKEGAQLEEQYDKAIKEGVKKNITNPVGVFLFKQTFYNNSTDENEALLQQIPANFQNDETIVRIKEMTDKQKKTAVGTQFVDFEMQTPEGKTVKLSDYVGKGKVVLVDFWASWCGPCRREMPNLVETYAKYKGKNFEIVGVSLDQDEAAWKEAIKKMNMTWPQMSDLKFWQSEGAQLYAVNSIPHTVLIDGNGKIIARGLHGEELQAKIAEAIK